One genomic window of Haliotis asinina isolate JCU_RB_2024 chromosome 4, JCU_Hal_asi_v2, whole genome shotgun sequence includes the following:
- the LOC137281731 gene encoding cyclin-C-like isoform X4: MAGNFWQSSHYQQWLLDKQDLMRERQQDLKVVTEEEYQKILIFFSNFMQALGEQLKLRQQVIATATIYFKRFYARNSLKSIDPWLMAPTCVFLAAKVEESGVISNSRLISTCQNIVKSKFSYAYNQEYPYRIQNVLECEFYLLEMMDCCLILYHAYRPLMQYCGDLGSESDLLPLAWRIVNDSLRTDVPLIFPPYIIALACLHMACVIKQKDIKQWFAELSVDMDKILEVTRQILALYEMWKKYDEKKEIPAVLAKMPKPKLNPSS; encoded by the exons ATGGCAGGAAACTTCTGGCAGAGCTCTCACTA TCAGCAATGGCTGCTGGACAAGCAGGACTTGATGAGGGAGAGACAGCAGGATCTCAAAGTCGTCACTGAAGAAGAGTACCAGAAAATACTTATTTTCTTCTCAAACT TCATGCAAGCTCTTGGAGAACAGTTAAAACTGAGACAGCAGGTGATTGCAACAGCTACAATATATTTCAAGAGATTCTATGCCAG GAACTCTTTGAAGTCTATAGACCCATGGCTGATGGCGCCAACATGTGTCTTCCTGGCTGCCAAAGTAGAG GAATCTGGTGTCATATCTAACAGCCGACTGATTAGTACATGTCAGAATATTG TGAAGAGTAAGTTCTCCTATGCATACAACCAGGAATACCCCTACAGGATACAGAACGTCCTGGAATGTGAGTTCTACCTGCTGGAAATGATG GATTGCTGTCTCATCTTGTACCATGCATATCGTCCACTCATGCAGTACTGTGGGGATTTGGGATCCGAGAGTGACCTCCTGCCACTTGCATG GAGAATTGTCAACGACAGTCTTCGTACAGATGTACCCCTGATATTCCCTCCATACATCATCGCATTAG CCTGTTTGCACATGGCATGTGTCATCAAGCAGAAGGATATTAAGCAGTGGTTTGCTGAGCTCTCTGTAGACATGGACAAG ATCCTGGAGGTGACCCGTCAGATTCTAGCCTTATATGAAATGTGGAAGAAGTATGATGAAAAGAAGGAAATTCCAGCAGTTCTGGCTAAAATGCCAAAACCAAAGTTAAACCCTTCCAG
- the LOC137281731 gene encoding cyclin-C-like isoform X2, with amino-acid sequence MAGNFWQSSHYQQWLLDKQDLMRERQQDLKVVTEEEYQKILIFFSNFMQALGEQLKLRQQVIATATIYFKRFYARNSLKSIDPWLMAPTCVFLAAKVEESGVISNSRLISTCQNIVKSKFSYAYNQEYPYRIQNVLECEFYLLEMMDCCLILYHAYRPLMQYCGDLGSESDLLPLAWRIVNDSLRTDVPLIFPPYIIALACLHMACVIKQKDIKQWFAELSVDMDKILEVTRQILALYEMWKKYDEKKEIPAVLAKMPKPKLNPSRPPSEASGAQEGAGTQATQAGQNAQQQHQQ; translated from the exons ATGGCAGGAAACTTCTGGCAGAGCTCTCACTA TCAGCAATGGCTGCTGGACAAGCAGGACTTGATGAGGGAGAGACAGCAGGATCTCAAAGTCGTCACTGAAGAAGAGTACCAGAAAATACTTATTTTCTTCTCAAACT TCATGCAAGCTCTTGGAGAACAGTTAAAACTGAGACAGCAGGTGATTGCAACAGCTACAATATATTTCAAGAGATTCTATGCCAG GAACTCTTTGAAGTCTATAGACCCATGGCTGATGGCGCCAACATGTGTCTTCCTGGCTGCCAAAGTAGAG GAATCTGGTGTCATATCTAACAGCCGACTGATTAGTACATGTCAGAATATTG TGAAGAGTAAGTTCTCCTATGCATACAACCAGGAATACCCCTACAGGATACAGAACGTCCTGGAATGTGAGTTCTACCTGCTGGAAATGATG GATTGCTGTCTCATCTTGTACCATGCATATCGTCCACTCATGCAGTACTGTGGGGATTTGGGATCCGAGAGTGACCTCCTGCCACTTGCATG GAGAATTGTCAACGACAGTCTTCGTACAGATGTACCCCTGATATTCCCTCCATACATCATCGCATTAG CCTGTTTGCACATGGCATGTGTCATCAAGCAGAAGGATATTAAGCAGTGGTTTGCTGAGCTCTCTGTAGACATGGACAAG ATCCTGGAGGTGACCCGTCAGATTCTAGCCTTATATGAAATGTGGAAGAAGTATGATGAAAAGAAGGAAATTCCAGCAGTTCTGGCTAAAATGCCAAAACCAAAGTTAAACCCTTCCAG ACCTCCCTCTGAGGCCTCAGGGGCACAGGAAGGGGCAGGGACACAGGCAACACAAGCAGGGCAAAACGCACAGCAACAGCACCAGCAG
- the LOC137281731 gene encoding cyclin-C-like isoform X3, with protein MAGNFWQSSHYQQWLLDKQDLMRERQQDLKVVTEEEYQKILIFFSNFMQALGEQLKLRQQVIATATIYFKRFYARNSLKSIDPWLMAPTCVFLAAKVEESGVISNSRLISTCQNIVKSKFSYAYNQEYPYRIQNVLECEFYLLEMMDCCLILYHAYRPLMQYCGDLGSESDLLPLAWRIVNDSLRTDVPLIFPPYIIALACLHMACVIKQKDIKQWFAELSVDMDKILEVTRQILALYEMWKKYDEKKEIPAVLAKMPKPKLNPSSSS; from the exons ATGGCAGGAAACTTCTGGCAGAGCTCTCACTA TCAGCAATGGCTGCTGGACAAGCAGGACTTGATGAGGGAGAGACAGCAGGATCTCAAAGTCGTCACTGAAGAAGAGTACCAGAAAATACTTATTTTCTTCTCAAACT TCATGCAAGCTCTTGGAGAACAGTTAAAACTGAGACAGCAGGTGATTGCAACAGCTACAATATATTTCAAGAGATTCTATGCCAG GAACTCTTTGAAGTCTATAGACCCATGGCTGATGGCGCCAACATGTGTCTTCCTGGCTGCCAAAGTAGAG GAATCTGGTGTCATATCTAACAGCCGACTGATTAGTACATGTCAGAATATTG TGAAGAGTAAGTTCTCCTATGCATACAACCAGGAATACCCCTACAGGATACAGAACGTCCTGGAATGTGAGTTCTACCTGCTGGAAATGATG GATTGCTGTCTCATCTTGTACCATGCATATCGTCCACTCATGCAGTACTGTGGGGATTTGGGATCCGAGAGTGACCTCCTGCCACTTGCATG GAGAATTGTCAACGACAGTCTTCGTACAGATGTACCCCTGATATTCCCTCCATACATCATCGCATTAG CCTGTTTGCACATGGCATGTGTCATCAAGCAGAAGGATATTAAGCAGTGGTTTGCTGAGCTCTCTGTAGACATGGACAAG ATCCTGGAGGTGACCCGTCAGATTCTAGCCTTATATGAAATGTGGAAGAAGTATGATGAAAAGAAGGAAATTCCAGCAGTTCTGGCTAAAATGCCAAAACCAAAGTTAAACCCTTCCAG TAGCAGCTGA
- the LOC137281731 gene encoding cyclin-C-like isoform X1 — translation MAGNFWQSSHYQQWLLDKQDLMRERQQDLKVVTEEEYQKILIFFSNFMQALGEQLKLRQQVIATATIYFKRFYARNSLKSIDPWLMAPTCVFLAAKVEESGVISNSRLISTCQNIVKSKFSYAYNQEYPYRIQNVLECEFYLLEMMDCCLILYHAYRPLMQYCGDLGSESDLLPLAWRIVNDSLRTDVPLIFPPYIIALACLHMACVIKQKDIKQWFAELSVDMDKILEVTRQILALYEMWKKYDEKKEIPAVLAKMPKPKLNPSRPPSEASGAQEGAGTQATQAGQNAQQQHQQVQ, via the exons ATGGCAGGAAACTTCTGGCAGAGCTCTCACTA TCAGCAATGGCTGCTGGACAAGCAGGACTTGATGAGGGAGAGACAGCAGGATCTCAAAGTCGTCACTGAAGAAGAGTACCAGAAAATACTTATTTTCTTCTCAAACT TCATGCAAGCTCTTGGAGAACAGTTAAAACTGAGACAGCAGGTGATTGCAACAGCTACAATATATTTCAAGAGATTCTATGCCAG GAACTCTTTGAAGTCTATAGACCCATGGCTGATGGCGCCAACATGTGTCTTCCTGGCTGCCAAAGTAGAG GAATCTGGTGTCATATCTAACAGCCGACTGATTAGTACATGTCAGAATATTG TGAAGAGTAAGTTCTCCTATGCATACAACCAGGAATACCCCTACAGGATACAGAACGTCCTGGAATGTGAGTTCTACCTGCTGGAAATGATG GATTGCTGTCTCATCTTGTACCATGCATATCGTCCACTCATGCAGTACTGTGGGGATTTGGGATCCGAGAGTGACCTCCTGCCACTTGCATG GAGAATTGTCAACGACAGTCTTCGTACAGATGTACCCCTGATATTCCCTCCATACATCATCGCATTAG CCTGTTTGCACATGGCATGTGTCATCAAGCAGAAGGATATTAAGCAGTGGTTTGCTGAGCTCTCTGTAGACATGGACAAG ATCCTGGAGGTGACCCGTCAGATTCTAGCCTTATATGAAATGTGGAAGAAGTATGATGAAAAGAAGGAAATTCCAGCAGTTCTGGCTAAAATGCCAAAACCAAAGTTAAACCCTTCCAG ACCTCCCTCTGAGGCCTCAGGGGCACAGGAAGGGGCAGGGACACAGGCAACACAAGCAGGGCAAAACGCACAGCAACAGCACCAGCAGGTTCAGTGA